Proteins encoded in a region of the Terriglobia bacterium genome:
- a CDS encoding sigma 54-interacting transcriptional regulator has protein sequence MTLFGIEVIEELSLSDRHVLYRGRRDLDQQTVLVKTPRGNPPRVADVQSLEREFGILGELDFPGVPRVLEIVRQEETCGLIMEDRGGFPLPRLFDSLRHDPECVLKLGIKLSTILAELHRRDVIHRNLTSPGILVNPANQEVEIGDFLSASRPGGEATAPLPPTSFISSLAYISPEQTGRMNRGTDYRTDFYSLGVILYECLTGTLPFPATDPLELIHGHIAKIPPPPGEVNPEIPRSISDIVMKLLAKTAEERYQSAPGLKQDLSHCLQEWNSHHFIAPFPLGQHDVSDQFIIPQKLYGRDHEVKALVDAFDRTCGGPNALILVCGYSGIGKTSLIQELYKPIVRQRGYFITGKFDQIVRNIPHGALIQAFRGLIHQLLTESEERLSMFRSRLQEALGNNGGVIAEVLPEVELIVGKQTPVPALGPTEALNRFQMAFQNFVGALAQPEHPLVVFLDDLQWADAATLSLLQPFLTGPDVHHLLLIGAYRDNEVDEGHPLTRTLSALAQAGAQLHRVLLGPLKIGDLMFLIRDTLHGDLSEVAPLARLLLDKTGGNPFFVLQFLKMLRQEGFLKFDYELNRWNYQLEAIANAGMTDNVIDLMTRKIRKLSPQSQHALTLASCIGNTFDGETLAIISEQDPGKVAADLREAREEGLILSSADSFEVSEISVLDPPLPAAPTFTFLHDRVQLAAYSLIPEDRRNLVHLTVGRLLLNRGTASLAEEKIFDVVHHLNLGRNLIDDGEERVTLAKLNLDAGRKAKSSTAYQAALNYFNQGIALLEEGYWSSDYALMLGLHLERAESEYLCGDFQWSELHFEQLLKRAGTRLDKARVHSLRIVQYENMSRYLEAIASGREGLALFEVLFPDRTEEKEAALEAEVEAIQKLRGARTIDSLIDLPTMTDPEIRMVMKILTALWPSAYLVGDQLLTRLISATMVRLSLVHGNTEDSAYGYVTHAITVGPVRGDYKSGYEFGRLALSVNERFNDPRLRAKIHQQFQAHVNIWRRPMETCLPHSQVAFRSGFETGDFTYANYAVFSESWHALLISRDLGRFIRDYSPNLAVINKLKMTSFVDAQKIILNWARALQGLTRDMFSLSDETFNEEDYHRTYESNPFFMTFYHLAKLHLYFNLEEYGKATEAASHLQRVAHSLGGTIWPPVLDFWIGLTLASCYPLPGGPDRDRSLDQLFKQQESLRILAENCPENFRCFWLLLTAEIERLRGHTSEAMESYEKAIQYAREVESLQNSALGKELLAKFLLGRGRKETAAALLAEARDAYSKWGAMGKVRSMEQKHSDLLGEKTSARQPDFETGETASLDINSVLKASRAITVEIELDGLLHNLMKIALENAGARRGIFLREEEGRLVIEAEGALDLQEIRVRQSVPMEQSANLARAVVRYVRKTGESVVIDDATADERFANDPYIASVRPKSVLCVPVVDQGKLSGILYLENNLTSGAFTPGRIEMMRILSSTAAIALEKARLYEEMRHEVARRRSAEDELRLALAEVGALKNRLEAENVYLQEEIRREHDFEEIVGSSPALLDLLRNLEQVAPTTSTVLICGETGTGKELIARAIHNCSLRKDRPLVKVNCSAISAGLVESELFGHVKGAFTGALERRIGRFELADGGTIFLDEVGELPLETQVKLLRVLQEHEFEPVGSSRSVRVDVRVIAATNRDLEDAVQAGRFRSDLYYRLNVFPLKVPPLRDRQTDIPQLVMFFVSRYSKEFGKSVRSVAQETMHRLVHYSWPGNIRELQNIIERAVVLSQGSALALGEDFLPISNSHFAPSLSAEVPAASSLQGSPITSATNGKTLTLEEIERHHILTVLEEAGGVIEGAKGAAKLLNLHPNTLRSRMKKLGIRRSPHDIS, from the coding sequence ATGACGCTTTTCGGTATCGAGGTCATCGAAGAACTCTCGCTGTCGGATCGGCACGTTCTGTATCGTGGACGCCGGGACCTAGATCAACAGACCGTTCTTGTCAAAACGCCAAGAGGCAATCCCCCGCGAGTCGCGGATGTTCAGTCGCTCGAACGGGAATTCGGGATTCTGGGCGAACTCGATTTCCCCGGTGTCCCGAGGGTTTTAGAAATCGTCCGCCAGGAAGAGACGTGCGGCCTGATCATGGAGGACCGGGGCGGCTTTCCCCTTCCGAGACTCTTCGATTCGCTCAGGCACGATCCGGAATGTGTACTCAAGCTTGGCATCAAACTGTCAACCATCCTGGCCGAGTTGCATCGGCGGGATGTCATCCATAGAAACCTCACTTCCCCGGGTATCCTCGTCAATCCGGCGAACCAGGAGGTGGAGATCGGCGATTTTCTGTCTGCTTCACGACCCGGCGGTGAGGCCACCGCACCTCTTCCCCCAACTTCATTCATCAGCTCGCTGGCTTACATTTCACCCGAACAAACAGGTCGGATGAACCGGGGAACCGACTATCGCACCGATTTCTACTCCCTGGGAGTCATCCTTTATGAGTGCCTCACCGGGACGCTTCCGTTCCCAGCGACGGATCCCCTTGAATTGATTCACGGGCACATCGCGAAGATTCCGCCTCCACCCGGGGAGGTCAATCCTGAAATTCCCCGGTCCATTTCAGACATCGTCATGAAGTTGCTGGCCAAGACCGCCGAGGAACGATACCAAAGTGCGCCTGGATTGAAACAAGATTTGAGCCATTGCCTCCAAGAATGGAATTCTCACCATTTCATCGCTCCCTTCCCACTCGGCCAGCATGATGTTTCGGACCAATTCATCATCCCTCAAAAGCTCTATGGCCGGGATCACGAAGTCAAGGCCCTGGTGGATGCCTTTGACCGCACCTGCGGAGGGCCCAACGCATTGATCCTGGTGTGCGGATATTCCGGAATCGGTAAAACCTCGTTGATCCAGGAGTTGTACAAGCCGATTGTCCGCCAGCGGGGATACTTCATTACAGGCAAGTTTGACCAGATTGTTCGAAACATCCCTCATGGCGCATTGATCCAGGCGTTTCGAGGATTGATCCATCAGTTATTGACCGAGAGCGAAGAGCGGCTCTCGATGTTCCGTTCGCGCCTCCAGGAAGCCCTGGGAAACAACGGAGGGGTAATCGCTGAGGTCCTCCCTGAAGTCGAATTGATTGTGGGCAAGCAGACGCCCGTGCCCGCCCTCGGTCCCACAGAAGCCTTAAACCGGTTTCAAATGGCGTTTCAGAACTTTGTGGGGGCCCTCGCTCAGCCGGAGCATCCCCTGGTGGTGTTCCTTGACGACCTGCAGTGGGCCGATGCCGCGACCTTGAGTCTTCTCCAGCCCTTCCTGACGGGCCCCGATGTTCACCACCTGTTGCTGATCGGTGCCTATCGCGACAACGAGGTCGACGAGGGACACCCCCTCACGCGCACGTTGAGCGCCCTGGCTCAGGCCGGAGCTCAGCTTCACCGCGTCCTCTTGGGCCCGCTGAAGATTGGAGACCTCATGTTCCTAATCCGCGACACTCTTCACGGGGACCTGTCTGAAGTCGCTCCTCTCGCCCGCCTCCTTTTGGACAAGACCGGAGGAAATCCTTTCTTCGTTCTACAGTTTTTGAAAATGCTCAGACAGGAGGGCTTCCTCAAGTTCGACTACGAGCTGAACCGATGGAATTACCAGCTGGAGGCGATCGCGAATGCCGGCATGACCGATAACGTCATCGACCTGATGACACGAAAGATTCGAAAACTCTCTCCCCAGTCGCAACATGCCCTGACTCTGGCCTCGTGTATCGGAAATACATTTGATGGCGAGACGCTGGCGATCATCAGCGAGCAAGACCCCGGGAAGGTGGCTGCCGATCTCCGTGAAGCACGCGAGGAGGGATTGATCCTTTCATCGGCAGACTCCTTCGAGGTCTCCGAGATCAGCGTGTTGGACCCGCCCTTGCCTGCAGCACCCACTTTTACGTTCCTGCATGATCGGGTGCAGCTCGCGGCGTACAGCCTGATCCCCGAAGATCGGAGAAACCTCGTCCATTTGACCGTCGGTCGGCTGCTTCTGAATCGGGGAACTGCCTCTCTCGCCGAGGAAAAAATATTCGATGTGGTCCACCATCTCAACCTCGGCAGAAATCTCATCGACGACGGGGAGGAGCGAGTGACTCTCGCGAAGCTTAATCTCGACGCGGGACGAAAGGCCAAATCGTCGACGGCCTATCAGGCGGCCCTCAACTATTTCAACCAGGGAATAGCCCTCTTGGAAGAGGGCTATTGGAGCTCGGATTATGCCTTGATGCTCGGGCTGCACCTGGAAAGGGCGGAAAGTGAGTATCTTTGCGGAGACTTCCAGTGGTCGGAACTGCATTTTGAGCAACTTCTGAAGCGGGCAGGGACGCGGCTCGACAAAGCCCGGGTTCACAGCTTGAGAATCGTCCAGTACGAAAATATGTCGCGGTATCTGGAGGCAATCGCCAGTGGCCGGGAAGGGCTCGCACTGTTCGAGGTCCTGTTTCCCGACCGGACCGAGGAGAAGGAGGCTGCGCTGGAAGCGGAGGTGGAGGCCATTCAGAAGCTCCGGGGAGCGAGGACCATCGACTCCCTCATCGATCTCCCGACAATGACTGACCCCGAGATCCGCATGGTCATGAAGATCCTGACCGCTCTGTGGCCATCGGCTTATCTGGTCGGAGACCAACTCCTCACACGCCTGATTTCCGCCACTATGGTGCGACTTTCACTGGTCCATGGGAACACCGAGGACTCTGCCTATGGATACGTGACTCACGCCATTACGGTCGGACCGGTTCGGGGAGACTACAAGTCCGGGTATGAATTCGGACGGCTGGCACTCAGTGTGAACGAACGCTTCAATGATCCCAGGCTGAGAGCCAAGATTCACCAACAGTTCCAGGCCCATGTGAACATCTGGCGCCGGCCCATGGAAACCTGCCTGCCTCATTCTCAGGTGGCCTTCCGGAGTGGTTTTGAGACAGGTGACTTCACTTATGCGAACTATGCGGTTTTCTCCGAGAGTTGGCATGCCCTGTTGATCAGCCGCGATCTGGGCCGTTTTATCCGCGATTATTCCCCGAATCTTGCCGTCATCAACAAGTTAAAGATGACCAGCTTTGTGGATGCACAAAAGATCATCCTGAATTGGGCCCGGGCCCTCCAAGGGCTGACCCGGGACATGTTCTCGCTTTCTGATGAGACGTTCAACGAAGAGGATTATCACCGGACTTATGAATCCAATCCCTTCTTCATGACCTTTTATCATCTGGCGAAGCTCCACCTGTATTTCAACCTCGAGGAATATGGAAAGGCCACGGAGGCGGCTTCCCACCTGCAACGGGTGGCACATTCGCTGGGTGGAACCATCTGGCCTCCCGTCCTGGACTTTTGGATTGGCCTGACGCTGGCATCATGTTACCCGCTTCCTGGAGGGCCGGACCGGGATCGTTCCCTGGACCAACTGTTCAAGCAGCAGGAATCCCTGAGGATCCTGGCCGAAAACTGTCCGGAGAATTTTCGCTGCTTTTGGTTGCTGTTGACGGCCGAGATCGAACGCTTGCGGGGACACACTTCGGAGGCGATGGAATCCTATGAAAAGGCCATTCAATACGCCCGGGAGGTGGAAAGTCTTCAAAACAGTGCCCTGGGCAAAGAGCTGCTCGCCAAGTTCCTGCTGGGCCGGGGGCGAAAAGAGACCGCCGCGGCACTTCTAGCTGAGGCGCGGGATGCTTATTCCAAATGGGGTGCCATGGGTAAAGTCAGATCCATGGAGCAAAAGCACAGCGATCTGTTGGGCGAGAAAACCTCCGCCAGACAACCTGATTTCGAGACCGGAGAGACAGCCTCATTAGACATCAATAGCGTCTTGAAAGCCTCGCGAGCCATCACCGTCGAGATCGAGTTGGACGGCCTTCTCCACAATCTGATGAAGATCGCCTTGGAAAACGCCGGTGCACGCCGGGGGATTTTTCTCAGAGAAGAGGAGGGGAGACTTGTGATCGAAGCCGAGGGTGCGCTCGACCTTCAGGAAATACGCGTCCGGCAATCCGTTCCCATGGAGCAATCCGCCAACCTGGCCCGTGCGGTCGTCCGGTATGTGCGGAAAACAGGCGAAAGCGTGGTCATTGATGATGCGACCGCCGATGAGCGATTTGCCAACGATCCGTACATCGCGTCGGTCCGGCCGAAATCGGTTCTCTGCGTTCCGGTGGTGGATCAGGGAAAGCTCAGTGGAATCCTCTATCTCGAAAACAACCTGACGAGCGGAGCATTCACGCCGGGGCGGATTGAGATGATGCGGATCCTTTCCTCCACCGCCGCAATCGCCCTTGAAAAAGCGCGCCTCTACGAAGAAATGCGACATGAAGTTGCCCGCCGACGGTCGGCCGAGGATGAGTTGCGCCTCGCCCTGGCGGAGGTTGGGGCCTTGAAGAACAGGCTCGAAGCCGAAAATGTTTACCTCCAGGAAGAAATCCGCCGGGAGCATGACTTTGAAGAGATTGTCGGCAGCAGCCCTGCCCTGCTCGATCTCCTTCGAAACCTGGAGCAGGTGGCGCCCACGACTTCCACGGTCCTGATTTGTGGTGAGACGGGGACCGGGAAGGAATTGATAGCCCGGGCGATCCACAACTGCAGCCTGCGCAAGGATCGTCCCCTCGTCAAAGTGAACTGCAGCGCAATCTCGGCCGGCTTGGTCGAGAGTGAGCTCTTCGGCCATGTGAAAGGGGCTTTCACCGGCGCCCTCGAGAGGCGCATCGGACGATTTGAACTCGCCGACGGGGGGACCATCTTTCTGGACGAAGTTGGCGAATTGCCTTTGGAAACGCAAGTCAAGCTGCTGCGGGTCCTCCAGGAACATGAATTTGAGCCGGTGGGGAGCAGCCGGTCAGTCCGCGTGGATGTGCGGGTGATAGCCGCCACCAACCGGGATCTGGAAGACGCCGTCCAGGCGGGGAGATTCCGCTCCGACCTCTATTACAGGCTGAACGTGTTTCCCCTCAAAGTGCCTCCGCTTCGCGACCGACAAACAGATATCCCCCAGCTGGTCATGTTCTTTGTGTCTCGCTATTCGAAGGAGTTCGGCAAGAGCGTCCGATCCGTGGCCCAGGAGACGATGCATCGCTTAGTGCATTATTCATGGCCCGGTAACATCCGGGAACTTCAAAACATCATCGAGCGGGCCGTCGTCCTTTCACAAGGGTCGGCCCTGGCCCTGGGTGAGGATTTCTTGCCAATTTCCAATTCTCATTTTGCGCCAAGCCTGTCCGCGGAGGTCCCCGCTGCCTCTTCGCTTCAAGGTTCGCCGATAACATCGGCCACGAACGGGAAAACGCTTACACTCGAAGAGATAGAACGTCATCATATACTCACGGTCCTTGAGGAAGCAGGCGGTGTCATTGAGGGAGCGAAAGGTGCGGCCAAGCTCCTCAATCTCCATCCCAATACCCTCCGAAGCCGAATGAAGAAGCTAGGCATCCGGCGATCACCCCACGATATTTCGTAG
- a CDS encoding metal-sensitive transcriptional regulator codes for MLDSKNQKSVGLRLRRIEGQIRGLQRMVADNRLCVDLLTQIAAAQAALKSVGDEIIRYHVRRCVPESFSKRLRAVERERLTELGTIFGQYLKGPRG; via the coding sequence ATGTTGGACTCAAAAAACCAGAAATCTGTGGGCTTGCGGTTGCGACGGATCGAAGGACAGATTCGGGGCCTCCAACGAATGGTTGCGGACAATCGACTCTGTGTCGATCTCCTCACTCAGATTGCCGCGGCCCAGGCTGCTCTCAAGAGCGTGGGGGACGAAATTATCCGCTATCACGTCCGACGGTGCGTTCCAGAATCATTTTCAAAACGCTTGCGGGCGGTGGAGCGCGAACGCCTGACTGAACTCGGGACGATTTTTGGCCAATACTTAAAGGGGCCGCGCGGTTAA
- a CDS encoding chloride channel protein has protein sequence MPKRLAEQSILFISILKWVILATVIGSLVGLSTSAFLIALNFSIAFARKSPYYFLSLPIAFWLSAMLVKKLAPEAEGHGTEKVIEAVHKRSGKIDKAVVPVKLIATIITLAAGGSAGKEGPCAQIGAGLSSLFADLFRFNNRDRKKLVICGISAGFAAVFGTPIAGAIFGVEVLFVGSLLYDVLLPSFISGVTAFQVSSALGVKYFHHAIAFTPVFSELFFLKVVVAGICFGMCSFVMIEILRSAEKLSALLNISKPLKGVLGGTAVLLLVFVFSQQYLGLGLDTIEASLNGQPVSWYAFFVKSIFTASTLSFGGSGGIVTPIFFVGATSGALYARIAGLDLATFSAIGLVSLLAGAANTPIAASIMAVELFGPQIAPYAAVSCVISFLMTGHRSVYPSQILSVKKSASLNVQVGQQIDELNTQVSLRMKSILWLLRVVKRNK, from the coding sequence ATGCCCAAGAGACTTGCAGAACAAAGTATCCTCTTTATAAGCATCCTGAAGTGGGTGATATTGGCCACCGTGATCGGTTCCCTCGTCGGCCTCTCAACTTCCGCGTTTCTGATTGCGCTCAATTTCAGCATCGCCTTTGCAAGGAAATCACCCTACTATTTTTTGTCTCTGCCAATCGCCTTCTGGCTGAGCGCGATGCTGGTCAAGAAGCTTGCCCCGGAGGCTGAAGGCCACGGAACCGAGAAGGTGATTGAGGCGGTACACAAACGGTCCGGAAAGATTGATAAGGCGGTTGTTCCCGTTAAGCTCATTGCCACGATTATTACCCTGGCGGCGGGCGGTTCCGCCGGAAAGGAAGGGCCTTGCGCCCAGATTGGCGCTGGGTTGTCATCCTTGTTCGCCGACCTTTTCCGATTTAACAACCGGGACAGAAAAAAGCTCGTAATCTGCGGGATCAGCGCTGGGTTTGCTGCAGTCTTTGGGACTCCCATCGCCGGGGCAATTTTTGGCGTCGAGGTCCTGTTTGTCGGGAGTCTCTTGTATGACGTTCTCCTTCCCTCGTTCATTTCCGGCGTGACGGCGTTTCAGGTGTCGTCTGCCCTGGGAGTGAAATACTTTCACCACGCCATCGCGTTTACACCCGTCTTTAGTGAACTCTTCTTTTTGAAGGTGGTCGTCGCAGGCATCTGTTTCGGAATGTGTTCATTTGTGATGATTGAGATCCTGCGGTCAGCCGAAAAGCTTTCGGCTCTCTTGAATATTTCTAAACCTCTTAAAGGCGTCTTGGGTGGAACCGCTGTTTTACTGCTTGTGTTCGTCTTTTCCCAGCAGTATCTCGGCCTTGGCCTCGACACGATCGAAGCTTCATTGAATGGTCAACCCGTTTCGTGGTATGCATTTTTCGTGAAGAGCATATTCACTGCCAGTACGTTGAGCTTTGGGGGGAGTGGCGGGATTGTAACGCCGATATTTTTCGTCGGGGCCACCTCCGGGGCCCTTTACGCCAGAATTGCCGGTCTCGACCTGGCGACCTTTTCGGCCATCGGCCTCGTGAGTCTTCTGGCTGGCGCCGCGAACACCCCCATTGCTGCCAGCATCATGGCGGTTGAGCTCTTTGGACCTCAGATTGCGCCCTACGCTGCAGTGTCCTGTGTCATCAGTTTCCTCATGACCGGACATCGAAGCGTGTATCCGTCCCAGATTCTCTCCGTTAAGAAGTCGGCTTCACTGAACGTCCAGGTAGGTCAGCAGATCGATGAGTTAAACACCCAGGTCAGTCTCCGAATGAAGAGTATTCTCTGGTTGCTGCGAGTGGTGAAAAGAAACAAGTGA
- a CDS encoding RNA polymerase sigma factor: MEITRIPDKAKTEAWTDEYVVERVLAGETALYEVIMRRYNQRLYRVVRAILRDDDETEDVMQDAYVRAYQHLNQFAGRASFSTWLTRIAVHEALARVRRRNRNQQLDETDFDGESPLKHNDHIDASPDPERTTSDAELRQLLEEAVLALPEEYRVVVMLRDVEELSTSATAAALEITEENVKVRLHRGRAMMRRGLFARVGETAKETFSFMGVRCDRVVRRVFQHLAEIGVKDPSIM; the protein is encoded by the coding sequence ATGGAAATCACGCGAATTCCGGACAAGGCAAAAACTGAGGCGTGGACAGACGAGTACGTCGTTGAGCGGGTGCTGGCGGGAGAAACCGCGCTTTATGAGGTCATCATGCGGCGGTATAACCAGCGGCTGTACCGGGTGGTCCGTGCGATCTTGCGGGACGACGACGAAACCGAAGATGTGATGCAGGATGCCTATGTCCGCGCCTACCAACACCTGAACCAGTTCGCAGGCCGGGCATCATTCTCGACCTGGCTGACGCGAATCGCTGTCCATGAGGCCCTGGCCCGTGTCCGGAGGCGAAACCGCAATCAGCAGCTGGATGAAACGGACTTTGACGGAGAATCCCCCTTGAAGCATAATGATCATATAGACGCATCCCCCGACCCTGAGCGAACCACTTCCGACGCTGAACTTCGCCAATTGTTGGAGGAAGCGGTTCTTGCCCTACCGGAAGAATATCGAGTGGTCGTCATGCTGCGGGATGTGGAGGAGCTGAGTACTTCGGCGACTGCCGCGGCCTTGGAGATCACCGAAGAGAATGTGAAGGTCCGTCTTCATCGGGGCCGAGCCATGATGCGCCGGGGCCTTTTTGCGCGGGTCGGAGAAACCGCAAAAGAGACGTTTTCCTTCATGGGGGTCCGCTGCGACCGTGTCGTGCGACGCGTATTTCAGCACCTGGCAGAAATCGGTGTAAAGGATCCCTCGATCATGTGA
- a CDS encoding DoxX family membrane protein, whose protein sequence is MKTFDSRLNVSWWALRIGLGVAPIVAGIDKYFNKLVDWGMYLSPYATKLIPVSVPTFMHVVGIVEVAAGIVVLSRWTRLGSYVVMLWLLGIAANLLSTGMFYDLAVRDMELAIGAFALSQLTTVREGAFGTREQKNGLLRTVTAY, encoded by the coding sequence ATGAAAACTTTTGATTCTCGACTCAATGTTTCCTGGTGGGCGCTGCGGATCGGTTTGGGAGTAGCCCCCATCGTTGCTGGAATAGACAAGTATTTCAACAAACTCGTGGATTGGGGGATGTACCTGAGCCCATATGCCACAAAGCTCATCCCCGTCAGCGTGCCAACTTTCATGCACGTTGTCGGCATCGTGGAAGTTGCCGCCGGCATTGTGGTGCTGAGCCGTTGGACAAGACTCGGCAGCTACGTCGTGATGCTGTGGTTGCTTGGCATCGCAGCCAACCTGCTGTCGACCGGGATGTTCTATGACCTGGCCGTGCGTGATATGGAGCTGGCCATCGGTGCATTTGCGCTATCGCAGCTGACGACCGTGCGGGAAGGTGCATTCGGGACGCGCGAACAGAAAAACGGTTTGTTGCGCACTGTCACTGCATACTGA